The following proteins are co-located in the Trichormus variabilis 0441 genome:
- a CDS encoding 2-isopropylmalate synthase: protein MTTKPERIIIFDTTLRDGEQCPGATLNIDEKLAIAKQLARLGVDIIEAGFAFASPGDFEAVHKIAQTVGTENGPVICSLARARHDDIKAAAEAIKPAAKGRIHTFIATSDIHLQYKLKKTRPEVIAIAEEMVAYAKSFTDDVEFSPEDAGRSDPEFLYQVLERAIAAGATTINIPDTVGYTTPSEFGAIIKGIKENVPNIDQAIISVHGHNDLGLAVANFLEAVKNGARQLECTINGIGERAGNAALEELVMAMHVRRQYFNPFLGRHPDSEEPLTNIDTKQIYKTSRLVSNLTGMLVQPNKAIVGANAFAHESGIHQDGVLKNKLTYEIMDAQLIGLTDNQIVLGKHSGRNAFRTRLKELGFELSETELNKAFVKFKEVADKKKEISDWDLEAIVNDEIQQAPDLFRVELVQVSCGSNARPTATVTLRTPDGEELTDAAIGTGPVDAVYKAINRVVNVPNQLIEFSVQSVTAGIDAIGEVTIRLRYESRVFSGHAANTDIIVASAQAYVNALNRLYASLQTQDKQTEVTA from the coding sequence ATGACTACTAAACCAGAGAGAATTATCATTTTTGATACAACACTCCGTGACGGGGAACAGTGTCCTGGTGCAACACTGAATATAGATGAAAAGCTGGCGATCGCCAAACAGTTAGCCCGCTTAGGTGTAGATATCATAGAGGCAGGTTTCGCTTTTGCTAGCCCTGGGGATTTTGAAGCAGTCCATAAAATTGCCCAAACTGTAGGGACGGAAAATGGCCCGGTAATTTGCAGTTTGGCAAGAGCTAGGCATGATGATATCAAAGCGGCAGCCGAAGCTATTAAACCAGCAGCTAAAGGCAGGATTCACACCTTTATTGCTACCTCAGATATTCACCTCCAGTACAAGCTGAAAAAAACCAGACCAGAAGTGATTGCGATCGCCGAAGAAATGGTAGCTTATGCCAAAAGTTTCACCGATGATGTGGAATTTTCCCCGGAAGATGCTGGACGTTCAGACCCAGAATTTTTGTATCAGGTTTTAGAGCGAGCGATCGCCGCCGGTGCAACAACAATTAACATTCCGGATACCGTTGGTTACACCACACCAAGCGAATTTGGGGCAATAATTAAGGGCATTAAAGAAAATGTCCCCAACATCGACCAAGCAATTATTTCTGTTCACGGACACAATGATTTAGGCTTGGCAGTTGCCAACTTCTTAGAAGCAGTTAAAAATGGTGCAAGACAACTAGAATGCACCATCAATGGTATTGGTGAAAGAGCAGGAAACGCCGCCTTAGAAGAATTGGTAATGGCGATGCACGTCCGCAGACAATACTTTAATCCCTTCTTAGGTAGACACCCAGATTCGGAAGAACCACTCACCAATATTGACACCAAGCAAATATATAAAACCTCACGCTTGGTTTCTAATTTAACAGGAATGTTAGTACAACCCAATAAGGCGATCGTTGGGGCTAACGCCTTCGCCCATGAATCAGGAATTCACCAAGATGGAGTTTTGAAAAACAAACTCACCTACGAAATCATGGATGCCCAATTGATTGGCTTAACAGACAATCAAATAGTTTTAGGCAAACATTCTGGGCGTAATGCTTTCCGTACCCGCTTGAAAGAATTAGGCTTTGAACTATCAGAAACTGAGTTAAATAAAGCCTTCGTCAAATTCAAAGAAGTCGCCGATAAAAAGAAAGAAATTTCTGATTGGGACTTGGAAGCAATTGTTAATGACGAAATCCAGCAAGCCCCTGATTTATTCCGCGTAGAGTTGGTACAAGTTTCCTGCGGTAGCAATGCACGTCCAACAGCAACAGTTACCCTCCGCACCCCAGACGGCGAAGAACTCACCGACGCAGCCATTGGTACAGGGCCAGTAGACGCGGTATATAAAGCAATTAACCGCGTGGTCAACGTCCCCAACCAATTAATTGAGTTCTCCGTGCAGTCAGTAACAGCCGGGATTGATGCCATTGGGGAAGTGACAATTCGTTTGCGGTATGAATCACGAGTATTTTCCGGTCATGCGGCCAACACCGATATCATCGTCGCCTCTGCACAAGCCTACGTTAACGCCCTAAATCGTTTATACGCATCCTTGCAGACTCAAGATAAGCAAACAGAAGTAACAGCATAA
- the dapF gene encoding diaminopimelate epimerase, protein MKFYKYHALGNDYLVINPQDLKFSLTPEKIKIICHRNFGIGSDGILLGPLASTKAQFALRIFNPDGSEAEKSGNGLRIFSRYLWDMGLVDENPFSIETVGGLVESAIKDAGKTVQVEMGKVSFWSRDIPVVGDDREVIQEKIFLDEGIFTFCAATIGNPHCVILLDDINADVARNFGPIFEVFPLFPNRTNVQFMKVLDRSTIQIEIWERGAGYTLASGSSSSAAAATAHKLGLCDSEIIVQMPGGDILIQIKDDFHISMTGFVTKVAQGELSTEIFAIETVSNI, encoded by the coding sequence ATGAAGTTCTATAAATATCATGCTCTTGGTAACGATTATTTAGTTATCAATCCTCAGGATTTAAAATTTAGCCTAACGCCTGAAAAAATTAAAATAATTTGCCATCGAAATTTTGGTATTGGATCTGATGGTATTTTGTTGGGGCCTTTAGCATCAACAAAAGCACAATTCGCCTTACGCATTTTCAACCCCGACGGAAGTGAGGCAGAAAAAAGCGGTAATGGACTGCGGATTTTCTCCCGTTATTTATGGGATATGGGACTAGTTGATGAAAATCCATTCTCAATTGAAACTGTAGGTGGACTAGTGGAATCTGCGATCAAAGATGCAGGTAAAACAGTCCAAGTAGAGATGGGGAAAGTCAGCTTTTGGAGTCGTGATATTCCAGTTGTTGGCGATGACAGAGAAGTAATTCAAGAAAAAATATTTCTTGATGAAGGCATTTTTACATTTTGTGCAGCCACAATAGGTAATCCACACTGTGTAATTCTTTTAGATGACATCAATGCCGATGTTGCCAGAAATTTTGGCCCAATATTTGAAGTTTTTCCTCTTTTCCCCAATCGCACTAATGTGCAGTTTATGAAGGTTTTAGATAGAAGCACTATTCAAATTGAAATTTGGGAAAGAGGAGCAGGTTACACTTTAGCTTCAGGTAGTAGTAGTAGCGCGGCGGCGGCTACTGCACATAAACTTGGTTTGTGTGACTCTGAAATTATTGTCCAAATGCCTGGGGGAGACATTTTAATTCAAATTAAAGATGACTTTCATATCTCTATGACTGGTTTTGTCACAAAAGTTGCCCAAGGAGAATTGTCAACAGAAATATTTGCCATAGAAACTGTCAGTAATATCTGA
- a CDS encoding RecQ family ATP-dependent DNA helicase has product MNPHKIKAWEEVRTTFKEIWGYEDFRPPQGEIVGSLLSRKDALIIMPTGGGKSICFQLPALLQTGLTLVVSPLVALMENQVQELLQRQQKAALLHSELSTFQRRITLQALEKQQLRLLYLSPETLLSPPVWERLCQPQLQINGLILDEAHCLVQWGETFRPAYRRLGAVRPALLKHKPPGTKISIAAFTATADPSAQQTIQTVLQLQQPDIFRLNPYRPNLHPTVRIAWTPKGRKQHLIKFIQNRPQQAGLIYVRTRRDSEDLAVWLSQMGYATASYHAGLGATERREVEAKWLGGKIPFVVCTCAFGMGINKPDVRWVVHFHSPHLLSEYVQEIGRGGRDGKPAEALTLVSEPTGWLDAEDKQRQEFFQEKMRSQQQKAQQLIKKLPQQGEINSVTKQFPDSAVALALLHSSGQLNWLDPFNYKIEHKAKSQPSKQLQATKQMTQYLNTKQCRWQFLLNAFGFDKEANNWRCGHCDNCRN; this is encoded by the coding sequence ATGAATCCTCACAAAATAAAGGCTTGGGAAGAAGTTCGGACTACTTTTAAAGAGATTTGGGGTTACGAAGATTTCCGTCCGCCACAAGGGGAAATTGTTGGCAGTTTATTATCCCGAAAAGATGCACTAATTATTATGCCTACCGGGGGCGGTAAATCAATTTGTTTTCAATTACCTGCACTATTACAAACAGGTTTAACTTTGGTAGTTTCCCCGTTGGTGGCGTTGATGGAGAATCAAGTGCAAGAACTACTCCAACGCCAACAAAAAGCAGCACTATTGCATAGTGAGTTGTCCACATTTCAACGCCGCATAACTCTACAAGCATTAGAAAAACAACAACTAAGATTACTATATTTATCTCCTGAAACTTTATTAAGTCCACCAGTTTGGGAAAGATTATGTCAGCCACAACTGCAAATAAATGGCTTAATTTTAGATGAAGCCCATTGTTTAGTGCAGTGGGGTGAAACATTTCGCCCGGCTTACCGCAGACTAGGGGCTGTTAGACCTGCATTGCTCAAACATAAACCACCAGGAACTAAAATCAGTATTGCTGCGTTTACGGCTACGGCTGACCCCTCTGCACAACAAACTATTCAAACAGTTTTACAATTACAGCAACCAGATATTTTTCGCCTCAATCCTTACCGTCCTAATTTGCATCCTACTGTCCGCATTGCTTGGACACCAAAGGGTAGGAAACAGCATTTAATCAAATTTATTCAAAATCGACCCCAACAAGCAGGATTAATTTACGTCCGCACCAGAAGAGATAGTGAAGACTTAGCTGTATGGCTGTCACAAATGGGTTACGCCACAGCTAGTTATCATGCTGGATTAGGCGCAACAGAACGCCGGGAAGTAGAAGCCAAGTGGTTAGGGGGAAAAATTCCCTTTGTGGTCTGTACCTGCGCTTTTGGAATGGGGATTAATAAGCCAGATGTGCGCTGGGTAGTCCATTTTCACTCACCACACCTATTGTCTGAATATGTGCAAGAAATTGGTCGTGGGGGAAGGGATGGTAAACCAGCCGAGGCGCTGACATTGGTGAGTGAACCTACAGGGTGGCTAGATGCAGAGGATAAACAAAGACAGGAGTTTTTTCAAGAGAAAATGCGATCGCAACAACAAAAAGCCCAGCAATTAATCAAAAAACTACCACAGCAAGGCGAAATTAACTCTGTAACTAAACAATTTCCTGATAGTGCTGTAGCCCTAGCCTTACTCCACAGCAGTGGTCAATTAAACTGGCTAGATCCTTTCAATTACAAAATAGAACACAAGGCCAAAAGTCAGCCATCAAAACAATTGCAGGCTACTAAACAAATGACTCAATATTTAAATACTAAACAATGTCGCTGGCAATTTTTATTAAATGCTTTTGGGTTTGATAAAGAAGCAAATAACTGGCGTTGTGGACATTGCGATAATTGCCGAAATTAA